From the Pieris napi chromosome 20, ilPieNapi1.2, whole genome shotgun sequence genome, one window contains:
- the LOC125059942 gene encoding uncharacterized protein LOC125059942, translating into MSSENYQEYKKRRNPSSTWNYFLTATDRSSAKCKICSRIVRTNGASTSGLHAHLKTRHGIKVDSVQKRNNYSENETTKASHDAPLLIVMAQDNNGSYDDNAGKSPKNINIERSSSSFEEYSRYHRSSSYLWCHFLRSADAQTAKCKICSKILKTSGASTSGLHTHLKSKHKINILKRTDKRHPIGRFNVKKEKVAEIPVSIVKQEAQTYDESELEAPVYNDDDLAQEVVDESSYNLENCEQNVNTNMKIISRMAALDELPLSSFCDSIDLCNLLSQSGYELPSSNIETISLILEQSDLVKIEIANELKQFKSLGMKFCLSFEEYITLNNRTYVSINIYNVDSKFGYPKNLGLLKVKSGMDSDDIIKMISDRLLAFDINLNNDIISFTNSLSQMRLGMSLRIDNQFCLAQAVQYGVLEVLYKEEDSQIYQNTEDSYDSDTEYNTKECKNAFFIKYAEIITEPQLIYKEIIEKVRKLVRYYKNSAARNEILQSNVRKKHDKEIHLILDCKKSWSTLCEMICRFLKLKDCIHESLTYLEMDLFINDEELQILNEIHESLVVIRATITVLCKPSANLLTADTALRFMIRKLDAQNNAISRHFSTVLRKHIKRSRTITSSILQYLHHRHIYNEYAEDDAFTKPTSEEMVNKILTLLTRIKPSIEDKLNTFDYKSKTTARRVLDPLESEDDEETSIERQLENEINNTCHSEIPKPKEVPQELDLKKIILGEISIYESTGGTRGFYLTMAYDLLLSVMPATSEAEHFFFSRKDAHKRLSSHPEALLNSLFLLRAFFKEQRRLEES; encoded by the exons AT GTCGTCGGAAAATTATCAAGAGTACAAAAAGAGACGTAATCCATCATCAACATGGAACTATTTCCTTACTGCAACGGACAGATCAAGTGCAAAGTGTAAAATCTGCTCGAGGATAGTAAGAACAAATGGGGCTTCCACCAGCGGCTTGCATGCCCATTTAAAAACTCGACATGGTATCAAGGTGGATTCTGTACAAAAACGGAATAATTATTCTGAAAATGAAACTACGAAAGCTTCTCACGATGCTCCTCTATTGATCGTTATGGCACAAGATAATAATGGTTCTTACGATGATAATGCAGGCAAATCAcccaaaaatataaacatagaaAG GTCCAGTTCGTCTTTTGAAGAGTATTCAAGATATCATAGGTCGTCCTCATATTTATGGTGTCATTTCTTAAGATCTGCTGATGCCCAAACTGCCAAGTGCAAAATATGttctaaaattcttaaaacCAGCGGGGCATCGACAAGCGGCTTGCACACCCACTTAAAGTCGAAGCATAaaatcaacattttaaaaaggaCAGATAAAAGACATCCGATAGGCCGCTTTAACGTGAAGAAAGAAAAGGTTGCAGAAATACCAGTATCTATTGTAAAACAAGAAGCACAAACCTACGATGAATCGGAACTTGAAGCGCCTGTTTATAATGATGATGATCTCGCCCAAGAAGTGGTCGATGAATCATCGTACAATTTAGAAAACTGTGAGCAAAATGTAAATacgaatatgaaaataatttcaagAATGGCAGCATTAGATGAGCTCCCGTTAAGTAGCTTTTGTGATTCTATAGATTTATGTAACCTCCTATCGCAATCTGGATACGAATTACCATCATCTAATATCGAAACAATCAGTCTAATACTTGAACAAAGTGACTTGGTCAAAATTGAGATAGctaatgaattaaaacaatttaaatcatTAGGTATGAAGTTCTGCCTTAGTTTTGAAGagtatataacattaaataataggACCTACGTAAGCATTAACATCTATAATGTAGATTCTAAATTTGGTTATCCAAAGAATTTGGGATtacttaaagtaaaaagtgGCATGGATAGTgatgacattataaaaatgattagtGATCGATTGCTAGCGTTCgatataaatcttaataatgatataatttCTTTCACCAATTCGCTGTCTCAAATGAGACTCGGAATGTCTCTCAGGATCGACAATCAATTTTGTTTAGCACAGGCTGTTCAGTATGGTGTACTGGAAGTTTTATACAAAGAAGAAGATTCACAAATTTACCAAAATACAGAAGACTCTTATGATAGTGACACtgaatataatacaaaagaatGTAAAAATGCTTTCTTTATTAAGTATGCAGAAATCATAACAGAACCCCaactaatttacaaagaaattattgaaaaagtcAGAAAATTAGTACgatattacaaaaattcaGCAGCGAgaaatgaaatattacaaagtaACGTAAGGAAGAAACATGACAAAGAAATACATCTTATCCTTGATTGTAAAAAGAGTTGGAGTACATTATGCGAAATGATATGCcgatttttgaaattaaaagacTGTATACACGAGTCTCTAACATATTTGGAAATGGATTTGTTCATTAATGATGAAGAATTACAAATCTTGAATGAAATACATGAAAGTCTTGTTGTCATTAGAGCGACAATAACAGTTTTGTGTAAACCAAGTGCAAATTTATTAACGGCTGATACTGCCCTACGATTTATGATCAGAAAACTGGATGCTCAAAACAATGCAATAAGTCGTCATTTCTCTACAGTACTTAGAAAGCACATAAAACGAAGTAGAACAATTACATCGAGTATACTACAATATTTACACCATCGCCATATATATAATGAGTATGCAGAAGATGATGCTTTTACAAAACCCACCTCGGAAGAAATGGTgaacaaaattttaacattactTACGCGTATAAAACCATCAATTGAAGATAAGTTAAACACATTTGattacaaatcaaaaacaacCGCTAGAAGAGTACTCGATCCATTAGAATCAGAAGATGATGAAGAAACGTCAATTGAAAGACAATTAgagaatgaaataaataacacatGCCACAGCGAGATACCTAAACCCAAAGAAGTGCCACAGGAGTTGGATCTGAAGAAAATTATCTTGGGAGAAATTAGCATTTATGAAAGTACTGGAGGTACTCGGGGTTTTTACCTAACTATGGCTTACGATCTTTTGTTATCTGTCATGCCGGCGACATCAGAAGCAGAACATTTCTTTTTCTCTAGAAAAGATGCGCATAAGAGATTGAGTTCTCACCCTGAGGCGTTGTTGAattctttatttcttttaaggGCATTCTTTAAAGAACAAAGAAGACTTGAAGAATCATAG